The following are encoded together in the Serratia sp. UGAL515B_01 genome:
- a CDS encoding ACP phosphodiesterase — MNFLAHLHLAQLAESSLLGNLLADFVRGNPAGIYDPAVVTGIMMHRRVDVITDTLPEVKACRDAFSAEFRRVAPITLDVVWDHFLARHWQQLEPTCSLRDFTLQAQSLIEPYLLQTPQRFQKLNSYLWPERWLERYAELPFIAEVLQGMASRRPRLSALAGSFTEVERHYHQLETYFWQFYPRMMQQAKSKSL, encoded by the coding sequence ATGAATTTTCTTGCTCATCTCCATTTGGCCCAGCTTGCGGAAAGCTCTCTGCTAGGCAATCTGCTTGCCGACTTCGTGCGCGGCAACCCGGCAGGTATATACGATCCTGCAGTAGTAACTGGTATCATGATGCACCGCAGGGTCGATGTTATCACCGATACCCTGCCAGAAGTCAAAGCCTGCCGCGACGCTTTTAGTGCAGAATTTCGTCGCGTCGCACCGATTACACTCGACGTGGTTTGGGATCATTTTCTGGCTCGCCACTGGCAACAGCTCGAACCAACCTGCAGCCTTAGGGATTTCACACTACAAGCACAAAGCCTGATTGAACCTTATCTATTGCAAACACCTCAGCGTTTCCAGAAGCTGAATAGCTATCTTTGGCCAGAACGTTGGCTGGAGCGTTATGCAGAATTGCCATTTATCGCCGAAGTGTTGCAAGGCATGGCCAGCCGCCGCCCGCGTTTGTCAGCACTGGCAGGCTCCTTTACGGAAGTGGAACGCCATTATCATCAACTTGAAACATATTTCTGGCAGTTTTATCCACGTATGATGCAACAGGCCAAAAGCAAGTCATTGTGA
- a CDS encoding peroxiredoxin C: MVLVTRQAPDFTAAAVLGSGEIVENFNLKKHLNGKPAVLFFWPMDFTFVCPSELIAFDHRYEEFLKRGVEVVGVSFDSEFVHNAWRKTPVEKGGIGEVKYAMVADTKREIQKAYGIEHPDAGVALRGSFLIDKNGIVRSQIVNDLPIGRNIDEMIRTVDALQFHEKHGEVCPAQWEKGKAGMGASPDGVAKYLSENASKL, from the coding sequence ATGGTCCTGGTAACTCGTCAAGCCCCTGACTTCACTGCAGCTGCCGTATTAGGCAGTGGCGAAATCGTAGAAAACTTCAACCTGAAGAAGCACTTGAACGGTAAACCAGCCGTGCTGTTCTTCTGGCCAATGGACTTCACCTTCGTATGCCCTTCTGAGCTGATCGCTTTCGATCACCGTTATGAAGAATTCCTGAAGCGTGGTGTTGAAGTTGTAGGTGTTTCTTTCGACTCAGAATTCGTCCACAACGCATGGCGTAAAACCCCTGTCGAAAAAGGCGGCATTGGTGAAGTGAAATACGCAATGGTTGCTGACACTAAGCGCGAAATTCAGAAAGCTTACGGCATTGAACATCCAGATGCCGGCGTTGCACTGCGCGGTTCCTTCCTGATCGACAAAAACGGCATTGTTCGTTCTCAGATCGTTAACGATCTGCCAATTGGTCGTAATATTGACGAAATGATCCGCACCGTTGATGCACTGCAATTCCACGAAAAACACGGCGAAGTATGCCCAGCTCAGTGGGAAAAAGGCAAAGCAGGTATGGGCGCATCCCCAGATGGCGTTGCAAAATATCTGTCTGAAAACGCTTCCAAGCTGTAA